In the genome of cyanobacterium endosymbiont of Braarudosphaera bigelowii, one region contains:
- a CDS encoding tetratricopeptide repeat protein: MITKIIKNIGIIIIISSSFAVYSIKNASLAPGKDDIQYENNTLMKVYKDIELEAIQWYNEGILKIESKNYQEAILSFTTSIELNKDDPDFYYNRGYSFLSLEQFQEAISDYTQAIQLNSDFSYAYGNRCYSYHQTKDYEKAIEDCSIAISLEPDYADFYTYRGNAKDNLKMHEDAVIDYGKAIYLKNNNFKTYYNRALAYNRLGKSLKAVLDYTKSIELNPDFANAYHNRGVTQYKLGETDKAIKDLRKATLLFQLQGKVDNAQHTISTLKVLQHEK, encoded by the coding sequence ATGATTACTAAAATAATAAAAAATATTGGTATTATCATTATAATTAGCAGTTCTTTTGCAGTTTATTCCATAAAAAATGCAAGTCTTGCTCCTGGAAAAGATGATATACAGTATGAAAACAATACTTTAATGAAAGTATATAAAGATATAGAATTAGAAGCCATTCAATGGTATAACGAGGGAATTTTGAAGATAGAGAGTAAAAATTATCAGGAAGCAATTCTTTCTTTCACCACATCAATTGAGCTAAATAAAGATGATCCAGATTTTTACTATAATCGAGGTTATTCTTTTTTATCTTTAGAACAATTTCAGGAGGCAATTAGCGATTATACTCAAGCCATTCAACTCAATTCTGATTTTTCTTATGCTTACGGTAATCGATGTTATTCTTATCATCAAACAAAAGACTATGAAAAAGCTATTGAAGATTGTTCAATAGCTATTAGTTTAGAACCTGATTACGCAGATTTTTATACTTATCGTGGTAATGCTAAAGATAACTTAAAAATGCATGAAGATGCGGTTATAGACTATGGTAAGGCAATTTATTTAAAAAATAACAATTTTAAAACTTACTATAATCGAGCTCTAGCTTATAATCGCCTAGGAAAGTCACTTAAAGCAGTTCTTGATTATACAAAGTCTATTGAGCTCAACCCTGACTTTGCTAATGCTTACCACAATAGAGGTGTAACACAGTACAAGCTAGGAGAAACAGATAAAGCGATTAAAGATTTAAGGAAAGCGACTTTATTGTTTCAACTTCAAGGTAAAGTAGATAACGCTCAACATACTATAAGTACTTTAAAAGTTCTTCAACATGAAAAATGA
- a CDS encoding class I SAM-dependent methyltransferase, with amino-acid sequence MNNICRVCDSTDLELAIDLGHQPWCNNFLDIQSIGKEPFYPLRVLYCHNCGTVQLDYTVKKEIMFGDHTYLSGVTNSLSEHFKNIAHEVDNKFFKDFRTKSVLDIGSNDGTQLKHFQALDYEVLGVESSKKTAKIANDNNIPTVNNFFNLNLVKSLNKKFDIINAAGVFFHLEELHSVTEGIKKALKEDGIFVVQFLYMKKIVDNLAFDQIYHEHLLYYNLNTIEILLERHDLSMFDAYLSPIHGGSIIGYVTHKGKKNPSERLLKMRKAEVEDKSNEFATYLDFAKRIKKMKVDNLSFLDQAKKDGKKIWGFGAPVKGNTMLNYFGIGTQYLNYLIEKNELRRGLYSPGMHIPVLIEKELKELPDIYYVLAWNFKKEILANNQHLIDKGIEFYFPVNP; translated from the coding sequence TTGAACAATATCTGTCGTGTCTGTGATTCTACCGATTTAGAACTAGCTATTGATTTAGGACATCAACCTTGGTGTAACAATTTCTTGGATATCCAGTCAATAGGAAAAGAACCATTCTATCCATTAAGAGTATTATATTGCCACAATTGCGGTACAGTACAACTGGACTATACTGTCAAAAAAGAAATAATGTTTGGAGATCATACCTATCTATCTGGAGTAACAAATTCTCTAAGCGAACATTTCAAAAATATTGCTCATGAAGTCGATAATAAATTTTTTAAGGATTTTCGTACTAAGTCTGTCTTAGATATAGGTTCTAATGATGGAACTCAATTAAAACATTTTCAAGCTTTGGATTACGAAGTACTGGGAGTAGAATCATCTAAGAAAACCGCAAAAATTGCTAATGATAATAATATTCCAACAGTTAATAATTTTTTTAATCTTAACTTAGTAAAATCTCTTAATAAAAAATTTGATATCATTAATGCGGCAGGAGTTTTCTTTCACCTGGAGGAATTACATTCTGTCACTGAAGGCATAAAAAAAGCATTAAAAGAAGATGGTATTTTTGTAGTGCAATTTCTTTACATGAAAAAAATTGTAGATAATTTAGCATTCGATCAAATATATCATGAACATCTCTTATACTATAATCTGAATACGATAGAAATCTTACTTGAGCGTCATGATTTATCAATGTTTGACGCATATTTATCGCCCATTCATGGTGGCTCAATTATTGGGTATGTAACCCATAAGGGTAAGAAGAATCCTAGTGAACGCCTGTTAAAAATGCGAAAAGCAGAAGTAGAGGATAAAAGTAATGAATTTGCTACCTATTTAGATTTTGCGAAAAGAATTAAAAAAATGAAAGTTGATAACTTATCTTTTTTAGATCAAGCCAAAAAGGATGGTAAAAAGATTTGGGGATTTGGTGCTCCTGTAAAAGGCAATACAATGTTAAATTATTTTGGTATAGGAACACAATACTTAAATTATTTAATTGAAAAAAACGAACTTAGAAGAGGCCTTTATTCTCCAGGAATGCATATTCCAGTCCTAATAGAAAAAGAATTAAAAGAATTGCCTGATATTTATTATGTTTTAGCTTGGAATTTTAAAAAAGAGATTTTAGCTAACAATCAACATCTAATCGACAAAGGTATTGAATTTTATTTTCCTGTTAATCCTTAA
- the murB gene encoding UDP-N-acetylmuramate dehydrogenase: protein MTHLFPSLSGYIKSHGAMGKIHSNVSLAPYTSYKVGGKAQWYATPHNWQELQATFEWFSSKNLSLTLLGAGSNLLISDKGIEGLVLSTRNFRHYQFNEETGCVTVAAGRPIVSVAWQAAKKGWLGLEWAVGIPGTVGGAVVMNAGAHNKCIADLLVNVVVLSYDGKIKTLTPEDLNYNYRTSFLQNGKYLVLEATLQLQQGFTREEITKKTQENLQKRKSSQPYDKPSCGSVFRNPSSYSAGWLIEQLGLKGHRVGDAEISHCHANFILNCGHAKAEDIFYLIRYVQQKVQDHWSLLLEPEVKILGEFSTF, encoded by the coding sequence ATGACTCATCTATTTCCTTCTTTGTCTGGATATATTAAATCACATGGTGCTATGGGGAAGATTCATAGTAATGTATCTTTGGCTCCTTACACTTCTTACAAAGTAGGTGGAAAAGCTCAATGGTATGCAACTCCCCATAATTGGCAAGAACTACAAGCAACTTTTGAATGGTTCTCAAGTAAAAATTTGTCATTAACATTACTGGGAGCTGGTTCTAATCTTTTAATAAGTGATAAAGGGATTGAAGGATTAGTACTAAGTACACGTAATTTTCGTCATTATCAATTTAATGAGGAGACAGGATGTGTTACAGTAGCTGCGGGAAGACCAATTGTCAGTGTCGCTTGGCAAGCTGCTAAAAAAGGTTGGCTAGGCCTAGAATGGGCTGTTGGTATTCCTGGAACAGTTGGTGGAGCAGTTGTTATGAATGCAGGGGCTCACAATAAGTGTATCGCTGATTTATTAGTGAATGTAGTTGTTTTGTCTTACGATGGTAAAATTAAAACATTGACACCTGAAGATCTAAATTATAATTATAGAACTTCCTTTTTGCAAAATGGAAAATATTTAGTTCTTGAAGCAACTCTTCAACTGCAACAAGGATTCACTAGAGAAGAGATAACAAAGAAAACGCAAGAAAATCTTCAAAAAAGAAAAAGTTCTCAACCTTATGACAAGCCAAGCTGTGGAAGCGTGTTTCGAAATCCTTCGTCATATTCAGCAGGATGGTTAATAGAACAATTAGGATTAAAAGGTCACCGTGTAGGTGATGCTGAAATATCTCATTGTCACGCTAATTTTATTTTAAATTGTGGTCATGCTAAGGCAGAAGATATTTTCTATTTAATTCGCTATGTTCAACAAAAGGTTCAAGACCATTGGTCATTATTACTTGAACCAGAAGTAAAAATCTTAGGAGAGTTTTCTACCTTCTAA
- the murC gene encoding UDP-N-acetylmuramate--L-alanine ligase, giving the protein MGKTIDFSGQPFHFIGIGGIGMSALAYILAKRKLPVSGSDLRSTNIIERLQKVGVRIFNHQEAINLEFFNCNQKQVLEEIFTSNYDNKIVQNKKYLPQVICSTAITNDNPEYLAAKKKGCPIFHRSDILAALISDYKSIGIAGTHGKTTTSSLIGYMLLQAGIDPTIIIGGEVDAWDGNARMGAKEGYLVAEVDESDGSLIKHHPHIGVITNIELDHPDYYQDLDEVINTFQIFAAQCDILVGSLDCKIISSYFSPHITYSLDFNKQADYKVKNLINDNKGARAEVWERGICLGQLNLTILGNHNISNALATIAVGRELGLEFSTIVNALLNFQGPKRRFEKRGYCNEITFIDDYAHHPSEIDATLSAAVSKIDNTLINRVVVIFQPHRYSRTFALLEKFATCFNNADLVVLTDIYGAGEININNIHGEDLVREVKKNHPQVFYFPSLEILSQKLPELLQPKDLALFLGAGNLNQIIPNIINLC; this is encoded by the coding sequence ATGGGAAAAACTATAGACTTTAGTGGTCAGCCTTTTCACTTTATTGGCATTGGCGGAATTGGAATGTCTGCTCTAGCATATATTTTAGCCAAACGTAAGCTTCCTGTTTCTGGATCTGATTTACGTTCAACTAATATTATTGAACGATTACAAAAAGTTGGTGTTCGTATTTTTAATCATCAAGAAGCAATAAATTTGGAATTCTTTAACTGTAACCAAAAACAGGTGTTAGAAGAAATTTTCACTTCTAATTACGACAACAAAATTGTTCAAAATAAAAAATATTTGCCTCAAGTAATTTGTTCTACAGCTATTACCAATGACAATCCTGAATATCTTGCTGCAAAAAAAAAGGGTTGTCCTATTTTTCATCGTTCTGATATCTTAGCAGCTTTAATCAGTGATTATAAGAGTATTGGCATAGCAGGTACTCATGGCAAAACAACAACTAGTAGCCTAATTGGATATATGTTGCTTCAAGCAGGTATTGACCCTACTATTATTATTGGAGGTGAGGTGGATGCTTGGGATGGTAATGCTAGAATGGGTGCAAAAGAAGGATATCTTGTAGCTGAAGTAGACGAATCTGATGGTTCCCTAATTAAACATCATCCTCATATTGGTGTTATAACCAATATAGAACTGGATCATCCCGATTATTATCAAGACTTAGATGAGGTCATCAACACATTTCAAATTTTTGCAGCACAATGTGATATTCTGGTTGGCTCTCTTGATTGTAAAATTATTTCTTCATACTTTTCACCTCATATTACTTATAGCCTAGATTTTAATAAGCAAGCAGATTATAAAGTTAAAAATCTTATTAATGATAATAAAGGAGCTAGAGCTGAAGTCTGGGAAAGAGGAATTTGCTTAGGACAGCTAAATTTAACTATTCTTGGTAATCATAATATTAGTAATGCTCTTGCTACTATTGCTGTTGGAAGGGAACTAGGTTTAGAATTTTCTACCATTGTAAATGCGCTATTAAATTTTCAAGGACCAAAAAGGCGTTTTGAAAAACGTGGTTATTGTAACGAAATCACTTTCATTGACGACTATGCCCATCATCCTAGTGAGATTGATGCAACTTTATCAGCAGCAGTTTCTAAAATTGACAATACTTTAATTAATCGTGTAGTTGTTATCTTTCAGCCTCATCGATATAGCCGTACTTTTGCTTTATTAGAGAAATTTGCTACTTGTTTTAATAATGCAGATCTAGTAGTTTTAACAGATATTTATGGTGCTGGAGAAATTAATATTAATAATATACATGGCGAAGATCTAGTTAGAGAAGTTAAGAAAAACCATCCTCAAGTATTTTATTTTCCATCTCTAGAAATTCTATCTCAGAAACTTCCTGAATTATTACAGCCTAAAGACTTGGCTCTATTTTTGGGTGCAGGTAATCTAAACCAAATTATCCCTAATATTATTAATCTTTGTTGA
- the fabG gene encoding 3-oxoacyl-[acyl-carrier-protein] reductase has translation MLTSVLPLDSRVAIVTGSSQGIGRAIAIELSSLGLKVVVNYSNSKIAAEKVVKNITENGGEAIAVQANVANSEDINKLIDTTLNTFGRIDILVNNAGVTRDKLLLRMKPDDWQTVIDLNLTGVFLCTQAVIKIMLKQKSGRIINISSVVGEVGNPGQANYSAAKAGILGFTKSVAKEVASRSITVNAIAPGFIDTNMTKDIEKENILQSIPLRRLGTVKEVAGLVKFLAVDPSAAYITGQVINIDGGMVMN, from the coding sequence ATGTTGACATCAGTTTTACCGTTAGATTCCAGAGTTGCTATTGTTACTGGTTCATCCCAAGGTATTGGCCGTGCTATTGCCATAGAGCTAAGTAGTTTGGGCCTAAAAGTTGTTGTTAACTACTCTAATTCTAAAATAGCAGCAGAAAAAGTAGTAAAAAATATAACAGAGAATGGAGGAGAAGCCATTGCGGTTCAAGCCAATGTTGCTAATTCAGAAGATATTAATAAACTTATTGACACCACATTAAATACATTTGGTAGGATTGACATCTTGGTTAATAATGCCGGAGTTACACGGGACAAATTGTTATTACGTATGAAACCTGATGATTGGCAAACAGTTATAGACTTAAATCTTACAGGAGTTTTTCTTTGTACTCAAGCTGTTATAAAGATCATGCTCAAGCAAAAAAGTGGGCGTATAATTAATATTTCTTCTGTAGTAGGCGAAGTAGGAAATCCTGGACAAGCCAACTATAGTGCAGCTAAGGCAGGTATATTGGGTTTTACTAAATCAGTAGCGAAAGAAGTCGCTAGTCGTAGTATAACAGTTAACGCTATCGCTCCTGGCTTTATTGATACTAATATGACAAAAGATATAGAAAAAGAAAATATTTTACAATCTATTCCTTTAAGAAGGTTAGGTACGGTGAAAGAAGTAGCAGGGCTCGTAAAATTTTTGGCAGTTGATCCTTCCGCAGCTTATATTACAGGACAAGTAATCAATATAGATGGTGGAATGGTTATGAACTAA
- a CDS encoding peroxiredoxin yields MNIQENLRVGQVAPDFIATAIVDQEFQVKKLSDYLGKYVVLFFYPLNFTFVCPTEVIAFSDRYEEFSRINTEVLGISVDSEFSHLAWIQTPRTNGGVADINYPLISDLKKEISNAYNVLDPDSGVALRGLFIIDREGIIQHITINNLSFGRSINETLRILKAIQHVQNYPGEVCPVDWQEGNKAIVLNLGKSNMYFSET; encoded by the coding sequence ATGAACATACAAGAAAATTTACGAGTTGGACAAGTTGCTCCTGATTTTATAGCTACAGCAATAGTGGATCAGGAATTTCAAGTTAAGAAGCTTTCTGACTACCTTGGTAAATATGTTGTCTTGTTTTTTTACCCTTTAAATTTTACTTTTGTTTGTCCTACAGAAGTAATTGCTTTTAGTGATAGATATGAGGAATTCTCTAGAATAAATACTGAAGTTCTAGGCATTTCTGTCGACAGTGAATTTTCTCATTTAGCTTGGATTCAAACACCTCGTACAAATGGTGGTGTGGCTGATATAAACTATCCTTTAATATCTGATCTGAAAAAAGAAATTAGTAATGCTTATAATGTTTTAGATCCAGATTCTGGTGTCGCTTTAAGGGGATTATTTATAATTGATAGAGAAGGAATTATTCAACACATCACAATTAACAATTTATCCTTTGGACGTAGTATCAATGAAACGTTACGTATTCTCAAGGCAATACAACATGTTCAGAATTATCCCGGAGAGGTATGTCCTGTGGACTGGCAAGAAGGAAATAAAGCAATAGTCTTAAATTTAGGAAAGTCAAATATGTACTTCTCTGAGACTTAG
- a CDS encoding glycosyltransferase family 2 protein has product MLISIVIPCYNEQEVIQEAHNQLVTVLSNFNPEFELVYVDDGSQDKTAEILRELQYDNEQVKVIFLSRNFGHQMAVTAGLDHTSGDAVVLIDADLQDPPEIIKDMLSYWFQGYDVVYGVRTDRQGETAFKLWSAKVFYRVMNRMSDVTIPIDTGDFRLIDRRVVEVLKMMPERDRFLRGMVSWVGFRQIAIPYQRSPRLAGVSKYPLFKMIRFAADGILSFSLVPLRLATWAGLFTVTLSVIGIFYALFVRLFTLSWVPGWTLSFIAILFVGGTQLVFLGVIGEYIGRIYREDKHRPLYLVREKLGFLRR; this is encoded by the coding sequence GTGCTTATTTCAATTGTTATTCCCTGTTATAACGAACAAGAAGTTATTCAAGAAGCTCATAATCAGTTAGTAACTGTCCTAAGTAATTTCAATCCTGAATTTGAATTAGTTTATGTTGACGATGGTAGTCAAGACAAAACAGCAGAGATTTTACGAGAATTGCAATATGACAATGAACAAGTAAAAGTAATCTTTTTATCTCGCAATTTTGGACATCAAATGGCTGTAACTGCAGGTCTAGATCATACCTCGGGAGATGCTGTAGTCTTGATTGATGCTGATCTACAGGATCCTCCTGAGATTATTAAGGATATGTTATCTTACTGGTTTCAAGGCTATGATGTTGTCTATGGTGTAAGAACTGATAGACAAGGAGAAACTGCTTTTAAATTATGGAGTGCTAAAGTTTTTTATCGTGTAATGAATCGTATGTCGGATGTGACAATTCCTATTGATACTGGAGATTTTCGATTAATAGATAGACGAGTTGTTGAAGTGCTTAAAATGATGCCAGAACGTGATCGCTTTCTACGCGGAATGGTTAGCTGGGTGGGATTTCGTCAAATAGCAATTCCTTATCAGCGTAGTCCTCGTTTAGCTGGAGTTAGCAAGTATCCACTTTTTAAAATGATACGTTTTGCAGCTGATGGTATTTTATCATTTTCTTTAGTTCCTTTAAGATTGGCAACTTGGGCTGGCCTCTTTACTGTTACATTATCTGTTATTGGAATATTTTATGCTTTATTTGTAAGATTGTTTACTTTAAGTTGGGTACCTGGATGGACCTTATCTTTTATTGCAATTCTGTTTGTTGGTGGAACTCAACTAGTATTTTTAGGAGTTATCGGTGAATATATTGGGAGGATTTATCGTGAAGATAAACATCGTCCTTTATATTTAGTACGTGAAAAATTAGGTTTTCTGCGAAGGTAA
- a CDS encoding DUF2996 domain-containing protein has protein sequence MVEETKPKEKKEKKEKPPAIEDKPFTEFIEQHFVPTLKESLNKKGLTDIELSFTQAPISIVGASTNESCSQIIGTWSNSQRQFIIYFPEESISGQKAFSYGHNNKFFSTLESFMIDERKVTLDLLILYTLQRITRQK, from the coding sequence ATGGTAGAAGAGACAAAGCCTAAAGAAAAAAAAGAGAAAAAGGAAAAACCTCCTGCTATTGAGGATAAGCCATTTACTGAGTTTATAGAGCAGCATTTTGTACCTACTCTTAAAGAAAGTTTAAATAAAAAAGGGTTAACTGATATAGAACTATCTTTTACTCAAGCCCCAATTTCTATTGTTGGTGCAAGTACCAATGAATCTTGTTCGCAAATCATTGGTACTTGGAGTAATAGTCAACGTCAATTTATAATTTATTTTCCTGAAGAAAGCATTAGTGGTCAAAAGGCCTTTTCTTATGGCCATAATAATAAATTTTTTAGCACTCTTGAATCTTTTATGATAGACGAGCGCAAGGTTACTCTAGATCTTCTAATACTGTACACATTGCAGCGTATTACTAGACAGAAATGA
- a CDS encoding DHH family phosphoesterase: MSNPLLMDTRQIKWQSPPFIDLPSSFINDLNSFNISSLENFIPQLLWNRNIRTLDQLKNFLDFSSYESISILEIWNEAIPSIHRLKTAIENKEKVMICGREGINNIIGTSLLWEGLGNFLIPYIQINYYIPSYSTKCHGFNNAMIRQLAIEGVSLIISCGVKDFNLQDITYAKSLGIDIVAIGRNININNLHDTLYTIDSYSLSENHPFFNLSETPLAYKLIEALHIKISNIPNNNLDSLLDLVAINSISTLLTSNTELRYLTKKGIQNLEKQLKNPSRPGIAYLLYLCKLSGSRPTDIYSGIGSRINSICCVNKSSSFLVELLTNKNKDYSEKLALEAELSNIRYNNLLQHIIRNIRQTLKDVDLLTTQVIVLEDPEWESEILKLIVQEVSREYDKPTILLTNAECKESKQQNLIFSKGYAFSSNNVNTYKLISSQRDLLYSFYGEEHSNLIDLSLKTENVSLFRERVNQYLRQEFVEINIVQSIIKADLTVTVSQLGQSLFRELKILEPYSINNLIPKLLIKNCHLKISKSRNRKHVKNNTLKYIKAEFTIYDSSSTEGFFGVWWGHSREELQVKEDKKFDVIVELSYNNLQPENYEIRLVEMREISHSHNLSTIKKTKIKLLDYRNNNKVIPNSMENESVNLCPVDWLELLRLYDKSCKNQQSLVLSYSHSIDSSSMSTIQKAIDIANFLSCNDKKITRKNLQEILSLSDFSLTLTLSFLEKFGFLINKNNERLSFHAVINTNSQYKVLLQKLTEVIEEENFKKRYFIQIPIEILEQILAHGSP; encoded by the coding sequence TTGTCAAATCCTTTATTAATGGATACTCGTCAAATCAAATGGCAATCTCCACCATTTATAGATTTACCTTCTTCGTTTATAAATGATCTTAACTCTTTTAATATTTCTTCTCTAGAAAATTTTATACCTCAACTTTTATGGAATAGAAATATTAGAACTTTAGATCAGCTTAAAAATTTCTTAGATTTTAGTTCCTATGAATCTATAAGCATTTTAGAAATTTGGAATGAAGCTATACCTTCTATTCATAGATTAAAGACAGCAATTGAAAATAAAGAAAAAGTTATGATCTGTGGAAGAGAAGGTATTAATAACATTATTGGTACAAGTTTATTGTGGGAAGGATTAGGAAACTTTCTAATTCCTTATATCCAAATTAATTACTATATTCCTAGTTATAGCACTAAGTGTCATGGCTTTAATAATGCAATGATAAGGCAATTAGCCATAGAAGGAGTAAGTTTAATTATTAGTTGTGGTGTCAAAGACTTTAATTTACAAGACATTACTTATGCAAAATCTCTAGGTATTGACATTGTCGCAATAGGTAGAAATATTAACATCAACAATCTACATGATACTCTTTATACTATCGATTCTTACTCTTTATCTGAAAATCATCCTTTTTTTAATTTATCAGAAACTCCATTAGCATATAAGTTAATTGAAGCTCTTCATATAAAAATATCTAACATACCAAACAATAATTTAGATAGTCTATTAGATTTAGTAGCTATTAATTCAATTTCTACTTTATTGACATCAAATACAGAACTAAGATACTTAACTAAAAAAGGAATTCAAAATTTAGAGAAACAACTGAAAAATCCTAGTAGACCTGGGATAGCTTATCTATTGTACTTATGTAAATTATCTGGAAGTCGTCCGACCGATATTTATTCTGGTATAGGTTCTAGAATTAACTCTATTTGTTGTGTTAATAAAAGTTCTAGTTTTCTTGTAGAATTACTAACTAATAAAAATAAAGACTATTCTGAAAAACTTGCTCTTGAGGCTGAATTATCTAATATCCGATATAATAATCTATTACAACATATTATTAGAAATATTAGACAAACACTGAAAGATGTAGACTTGTTAACTACTCAAGTTATTGTTTTAGAAGATCCTGAATGGGAAAGTGAAATATTAAAATTAATTGTTCAAGAGGTTTCACGTGAATATGATAAACCAACAATTTTATTAACAAATGCAGAATGTAAGGAAAGTAAACAGCAAAATTTAATTTTTTCTAAAGGATATGCATTTTCTTCTAATAATGTCAATACTTATAAATTAATATCTTCTCAACGAGATCTACTATACTCATTTTATGGAGAAGAACATTCAAATTTAATTGATTTAAGTTTAAAGACTGAAAATGTTTCCTTATTTAGGGAGAGAGTAAACCAATATTTGCGGCAGGAGTTTGTCGAAATAAATATTGTGCAATCTATAATCAAAGCTGATCTAACAGTTACAGTTTCCCAACTTGGACAGTCTTTATTCAGAGAATTAAAGATTTTAGAGCCTTACAGTATAAATAATTTAATTCCTAAGTTACTAATTAAAAATTGTCATCTTAAAATTTCAAAGAGTAGGAACCGTAAACATGTCAAAAATAACACCTTAAAGTACATAAAAGCTGAGTTTACCATTTATGACTCCTCCTCTACAGAAGGATTTTTTGGTGTTTGGTGGGGACATTCCAGAGAAGAGTTACAGGTTAAAGAAGATAAAAAATTCGATGTTATTGTAGAGTTAAGTTATAACAACTTACAACCTGAAAACTATGAAATACGTTTAGTCGAAATGAGAGAAATTTCTCATTCCCATAATCTTTCTACAATAAAAAAAACAAAAATAAAATTATTAGATTATAGAAATAACAATAAAGTTATTCCTAATAGTATGGAAAATGAATCAGTCAACCTCTGCCCTGTTGATTGGCTAGAATTGTTAAGACTATATGACAAAAGCTGTAAAAACCAGCAGAGCTTAGTTTTGTCATACTCACATAGTATTGATTCATCTTCTATGAGTACAATCCAAAAAGCTATTGATATTGCCAATTTTTTATCTTGTAATGATAAAAAAATTACAAGAAAGAATTTACAGGAAATCTTATCATTAAGTGATTTTAGTCTAACATTAACGTTAAGTTTCTTGGAAAAATTTGGATTTTTAATCAATAAAAACAATGAAAGGTTATCTTTTCATGCTGTAATAAATACAAATAGTCAATACAAAGTATTGCTACAAAAACTTACTGAAGTAATTGAAGAGGAAAATTTTAAGAAAAGATATTTTATTCAAATTCCTATAGAGATATTAGAACAAATTTTAGCCCATGGCAGTCCTTAG
- a CDS encoding FkbM family methyltransferase, with amino-acid sequence MGTKNYLINKLRKIIGIIDILNALDQILKDQKREIIKDLLDNIKPESVVQCSLNAIQILSPIEILQTYQHCLSPLPEKKLNFLVEEHCAQWLCSKVEYGDTVLDIGASFGVISLPLSQAVGDKGKVYAFEPAKNTQQILQKVLNLNNISNVMVVPDAISDQSGSAEFIEYNKDNNSSWASDTSTLASDSNIYTNTKFTTYTVKTITLDEYIAQESIKPSAIKIDIEGFEFYALQGAKKTLQTYLPYLCIDIHADVKTGKSSLLTIQPFLYSLGYTLSMEEHTLYGIPPKK; translated from the coding sequence ATGGGAACTAAAAACTATTTAATCAATAAGTTACGTAAAATTATAGGAATTATTGATATTTTAAATGCTCTTGATCAAATATTAAAAGATCAGAAACGTGAGATAATAAAAGATCTTTTAGATAATATTAAGCCTGAAAGTGTAGTCCAATGTTCCTTAAATGCAATTCAAATTTTATCTCCAATTGAGATTTTACAAACCTATCAGCATTGTTTATCACCTCTACCAGAAAAGAAACTTAACTTCTTGGTAGAAGAGCATTGTGCGCAATGGTTATGTTCTAAAGTCGAATACGGAGATACTGTATTAGATATTGGTGCATCTTTTGGAGTCATTAGCTTACCATTGAGTCAAGCTGTTGGAGATAAAGGTAAAGTTTATGCTTTTGAGCCTGCAAAGAATACTCAACAAATTTTACAAAAAGTTTTAAATTTAAATAATATTTCTAATGTTATGGTTGTTCCTGACGCAATTTCTGATCAATCAGGATCTGCTGAATTTATTGAATACAATAAAGATAATAATTCATCTTGGGCTTCAGATACGTCAACTTTAGCCTCAGATAGTAATATTTATACAAATACAAAGTTTACTACTTATACAGTAAAAACAATAACGTTAGATGAGTATATTGCTCAAGAATCAATAAAACCATCAGCCATTAAAATTGATATTGAAGGATTTGAATTCTATGCACTACAAGGTGCAAAAAAAACTTTGCAAACTTATTTACCTTATCTTTGTATAGATATTCATGCTGATGTAAAAACTGGAAAGTCCTCTTTACTTACGATTCAACCTTTTTTATATTCCTTGGGCTATACCCTAAGTATGGAAGAGCATACTCTATACGGAATACCGCCCAAAAAATGA